A genomic window from Periweissella cryptocerci includes:
- a CDS encoding helix-turn-helix domain-containing protein, with protein sequence MPNTGFTARLEQAMEQVGMTQRDLAETTNINKAVINRIILGTRPARDNEITAMAEALNVSTDWLLKGTHSSETNDPQDKNIDLKKAIEDEDVLLSYDGKPIPDEYAEMIKKLLS encoded by the coding sequence ATGCCAAACACTGGCTTTACAGCGCGACTAGAACAAGCAATGGAGCAAGTTGGTATGACTCAACGCGACCTTGCAGAAACTACAAACATAAATAAAGCAGTTATTAACCGAATTATATTAGGTACAAGACCTGCCCGTGATAATGAAATTACGGCAATGGCAGAAGCGCTTAACGTTTCAACTGATTGGTTACTTAAAGGTACACACAGCAGTGAAACTAATGATCCACAAGATAAAAACATAGACCTCAAAAAAGCCATCGAAGACGAGGATGTACTTCTCTCATACGATGGTAAGCCTATTCCTGATGAGTATGCTGAAATGATTAAGAAATTGTTGTCATAA
- a CDS encoding helix-turn-helix domain-containing protein, giving the protein MNKVNLEYIKSERKSRKLSLQEMADLLGFKNASNYYKYESGEYEFSANHIYTISKAFKKSLKNFFVS; this is encoded by the coding sequence ATGAATAAAGTTAATCTTGAGTACATTAAATCTGAACGAAAATCTCGAAAATTAAGTTTGCAAGAAATGGCTGACTTACTAGGCTTCAAGAATGCTTCAAACTATTACAAGTATGAAAGTGGCGAGTATGAGTTTAGTGCCAATCACATTTATACAATTTCAAAAGCATTCAAAAAAAGTTTAAAAAATTTTTTCGTTTCGTAA
- a CDS encoding ERF family protein: protein MKRSDERAPLTKALTKFKKAFKQPSKNGNVDFTGKKGRQKYDYVTLDDIIHAIDTGIATAGVDLTYDQDVQTRVDGETTWVGLTTYVEAVDGEKVAWKESDTFWLPTDLEPKNIGSAITYARRYQLGPMLGIASEVDVDIQEIEGTKQAQQSGTTNKTRKPNTARQAPQAVVPRPGDVADKLVGEIAKKMGAETMSDQDGQKVLDEINRDALQQFSQQVGHDFNNQVVGDWNGLNAILARMSNNLKVAPVA, encoded by the coding sequence ATGAAAAGAAGTGATGAACGGGCACCATTAACCAAAGCACTCACGAAATTCAAGAAAGCTTTTAAGCAACCAAGCAAGAACGGAAATGTTGATTTTACGGGTAAGAAAGGTCGTCAGAAGTACGACTACGTAACCTTAGATGACATTATCCATGCAATTGATACAGGGATTGCGACAGCAGGTGTTGACTTGACTTATGACCAAGATGTTCAAACAAGGGTTGATGGTGAAACAACATGGGTAGGGTTAACAACCTATGTCGAAGCCGTAGACGGTGAGAAAGTAGCATGGAAGGAATCCGATACGTTTTGGCTTCCGACGGATTTAGAACCTAAAAATATTGGTTCCGCGATAACCTATGCTCGTCGATATCAGTTAGGACCAATGCTTGGAATTGCTAGTGAAGTAGACGTTGATATTCAAGAAATTGAAGGAACCAAGCAGGCACAACAAAGCGGAACAACTAATAAAACCCGAAAACCAAATACAGCTAGACAAGCACCACAGGCTGTTGTACCACGTCCCGGTGACGTAGCAGATAAATTGGTTGGGGAAATTGCTAAAAAGATGGGTGCCGAAACGATGAGCGATCAAGATGGCCAAAAGGTTCTCGATGAAATTAATCGTGATGCGTTACAACAATTTTCACAACAAGTGGGTCATGATTTTAACAATCAAGTAGTTGGAGACTGGAACGGGTTAAATGCCATCTTAGCAAGAATGAGCAATAACCTGAAGGTAGCTCCAGTAGCGTAG
- a CDS encoding DnaD domain-containing protein, producing the protein MASVSKYLIDESPLVFMPSLAKEIGLNESIVLQQVQYWINKSGVKKDNHIWIYNTYEEWLEQFSWWSMSTLKRTFSSLEKDGLLISGNYNRMAIDKTKWYSIDYKVLENRVSRPSGQIDTMGNDENTETLTESNENRVSRPSGQNEPLDGSNWSDGLGQNDTTNNQRLPETNTDINHHDDTHTDKSKSGAWESKQMAIDLGLLTSNTVTQFFVDDYQDLSNRVGVENVEPMMLRALGITAKASNPSLNYVEGILKRWEENNIKTVAEAEAREQKRSATKSNSWGRQKRKVETMPDYSAAATVGKKIPESDIANSKSEQFDYSSVVIDDGDLPE; encoded by the coding sequence ATGGCAAGCGTAAGCAAATATTTAATTGATGAATCACCATTGGTATTCATGCCTTCATTGGCAAAAGAAATTGGGTTAAACGAATCGATTGTATTACAACAAGTACAATATTGGATTAACAAATCTGGCGTAAAAAAAGACAATCATATTTGGATTTATAACACTTATGAAGAATGGCTAGAACAATTTTCTTGGTGGTCAATGAGTACATTGAAACGCACATTTTCTTCACTCGAAAAAGACGGATTATTAATTTCTGGTAACTACAATCGCATGGCAATTGATAAAACAAAATGGTATTCAATCGACTATAAAGTGCTCGAAAATCGGGTGAGTCGTCCATCGGGTCAAATTGACACTATGGGAAATGATGAAAACACTGAAACACTTACGGAGAGTAATGAAAATCGGGTGAGTCGTCCATCAGGTCAAAATGAACCGCTCGATGGGTCAAATTGGTCTGATGGATTAGGTCAAAATGACACTACCAATAACCAGAGACTACCAGAGACTAACACAGATATTAATCATCATGATGATACGCACACGGATAAATCAAAATCAGGAGCATGGGAATCAAAACAAATGGCTATTGATTTGGGTCTCTTGACTTCAAACACAGTTACCCAATTTTTCGTAGATGATTACCAAGATTTGAGTAATCGTGTTGGCGTAGAAAATGTTGAACCAATGATGTTGCGTGCGTTGGGAATTACTGCAAAAGCATCTAATCCAAGTTTGAACTACGTTGAGGGTATTTTGAAACGCTGGGAAGAAAACAATATAAAAACGGTGGCCGAAGCTGAAGCACGTGAGCAGAAGCGGTCAGCAACAAAATCGAATAGTTGGGGAAGACAAAAAAGAAAAGTCGAAACCATGCCGGATTATTCAGCAGCGGCCACCGTCGG